A window from Salmo trutta chromosome 29, fSalTru1.1, whole genome shotgun sequence encodes these proteins:
- the LOC115167547 gene encoding fin bud initiation factor, protein MAFLHLLAIGMFSLPPCGAFFNGPLYPEMSNGTFHHYFVPDGDYENNDDPEKCQMLFKMTDDRKCVLDEDQDLVIRDDFTIIKRHIEDAARMLEGIGKSIYFDLDGEDSYGKYLRRETTQIGEAFTNSEKALLELEVKFKQSQQNELKEEHRINDDFLNMVVHTRDVLKETLDISVGLKDKHELLSLIIRSHGTRLGRLKNEYMKVKLG, encoded by the coding sequence ATGGCTTTTCTCCACTTACTCGCTATTGGGATGTTTTCATTGCCGCCCTGCGGTGCGTTTTTTAATGGACCTCTGTATCCCGAGATGTCTAACGGCACGTTCCATCACTACTTTGTGCCAGACGGCGACTATGAGAATAACGATGATCCGGAAAAATGTCAAATGCTTTTTAAAATGACAGACGACCGAAAATGCGTTCTTGACGAGGACCAAGATTTGGTGATCCGAGATGATTTCACGATCATCAAGAGACACATCGAAGACGCGGCCAGAATGCTGGAGGGGATCGGGAAAAGTATTTATTTCGATTTGGACGGAGAGGACAGCTATGGAAAATATTTGAGAAGGGAGACGACTCAGATTGGCGAGGCTTTTACAAACTCTGAAAAGGCTCTGTTAGAACTGGAGGTGAAATTCAAACAGAGTCAGCAGAACGAGCTGAAGGAGGAGCACCGCATAAACGACGACTTTCTGAACATGGTTGTCCACACAAGGGACGTGCTAAAGGAAACACTGGACATATCTGTGGGGTTGAAGGATAAACACGAGCTTCTCTCTCTCATAATTCGAAGTCACGGGACCAGATTAGGCCGACTGAAAAATGAATACATGAAGGTTAAACTTGGGTAA